The sequence TGCCATTCATTAATGGCTCTATTAAAACATCAAAGTGGTGACACCATTCACAATGTTCGGAGCACTCAAAGGGTGACGAAAATAGCTCACCCATCAATGATCTCCTCGGTGGGAGACGGGAGCCCGGCTTCATTTTCACTGTGAGTCTGGGTTCTTCCAAGAAGCAGGGCCATGGGTGAGTTGGACTCTCTGGGTCCAGTTCTTCAACAGCAACTAGTCAAGCTCTGCACAGACATAATTTCCAGCAGTCTGCTTGGGAAAAGGCCATGATCCCCTTCTTACCAACTGGGAATTTCACTCGCTCCAAGCTTTCCCAGAAGAGGAAAATCATAAGGCTCTGCCCTgacctttcttctctccttccccagccccactctCCCTGGCCCCTGCCTGGCCAAGGGGCTGGTTCCTACAGGAGGAAGTTGTTGCTTGGCCGAGATGAGCAGAACCTGCTCCCACACGCCGAGGGGTCCCCAGCATGGATCTGTCTCCTGCTTCAACGTGCCACCACGTCCCCATGCCTGAGCAGAGGGTCACAAAATGCTGGGGAGACTAACGGTGGGAGCATGTTAAAATAATATcagcaaggagaaggaggcaCACAGGAGCATGCAAAATGctaagaataaaattaatcaagTTGCTGGgtggcctgaaaaaaaaaaattatttagtcATAGTTCAGTGTATAAAGCCAAGAACTTGGCTAATAAACAAGAGGAACTGGAATTGCTCCCCGATGAGCATAAATTGGACCTGCTTGGTTTTATTAAGGAATCTGGGGGGGAAAGTCACCTGACTGGAACAGCAAAATTCATGGTAATATCCTATTTAAGAAGAACGGAGttgcagaagaggaggggaaaCAGCCTGACAAATCCCCTGCAAATGGTCTTGAGCACTTTGCTGCAGGAGAAAGTGCAAAGCGGCTGCTTCCTCCTGTCCACTGCAGGCTCCCGAATCGCAGGAGGGAGGAGAATGACCGGCTCCTCACATCCCTCCAAAATATCCATCAGCAAAACATTGTGTAGTCACAAGATTTCGATCCAGGCAACATTAAGGGGCTCTCAGCAGGAGGCAGCGGGGATGGTGTTACTGAATCCCTAACCCTCCATTTCGTTAAGAGTGTCACCAGAGGGTGTTGGAAGGGGCTAGAAATACCAGGTCCTGTAATTTCTCTGGATTACGAAGGCAGTAGGCTTTGGTGAGAGGGAGACAAGTTGGCAGGTGTCCCATGGGAATCAGGTATTCATCTCCTGGGTCATCTCTCTTTTCCTAAAGAAGAGGTGAAAGAGCAGGAGTTACTGAAGCAGCTGTTTGGGTAGGAAGGAGGCAGCTGGCCGGTTTTAACTGTGATGGAATAGTGACCAAGAGCAGACAGAGATCCGGGGGTAGCATTCATGCAGGTGTGAGCTGTGCACGAGCACAGCAGCCGTCTGGGCCCCCCGCACGGGTTCGGTGTCTcatctcttcctgttgctttgcaCCTCTGAAGCAGTCACAACGATGCCCTGCACCAAGGCATGTTCACAGGACCTCCGAACCGCAGGTGGGCTACTAGTCTGAGCTGAGAGAGAGGGGAGTGGAATCGGGGTCTCAACACTTGGTGGGCTCTGCAAAGGTGGAGAGGAGCCAGTCGAGCTCTGCGCAGCAGGACAGCCATGCTCCCTGGGACATGTGggccctctgctcccccccagcagTGGCATCGTCTCTGCATTGAGGCAGGTATCCAAAGCAGGACTTCAGTCCTCGTTGCCCACCTCCATCTGGTACCCCACTCAGGATGAATTTTGCtaaaaaaatcactgtgattTGTTCTTACTTAGGGTTCCTCCAGGGAATATTCCTGTGCTTGTAGTCGGTCTCTCTCTAGGCAGTGAGGCTGGGGGTCATACCTGAAGGAGAGAGGGGGTGTAGGTCCCCTCTGAAGGTCCTCACTTGCAGCCAGTTTACACCATCTCTTCCTCCAGCAGTAAATCCTGCAGATCCCGAGGGGCCGGGGAGGatgctgggctgcggggaggtttgtggggctgcagggggatgtGCTGTGGGGGTTGCTTAGGGCCATGGGGAAGATACTCGGGGCTGCAAAGGGGACCACGGGGAGGTTGCTTGGGTCGTGAGGAGGGTGCTCAGGTTTGCAAGGAGGATGCTCAAGGATGCTCGGGACTGCAGGGGAGATGCTCGGGGAGGCAAGGGGGATGCCTAGGGCTGCAGGGGGATGCTCAAGGATGGGGGGGATGCTCAAGGGTGGGAGGGATGCTCGGGGCCACGGGGCGGATGCCGGTCCCCCGGGGGGAAAGGTTGcagggggagggcggggggccgTTGGGGGCGGCGGGTAGGAGGTGCGGGGgcccggggctggcagccgggcggccgggggctgccggggcggagCCGCGGGGTGCCCCTCCCGACGGTGGTATAaaccggcggggcgcgggcgcgGGGCAGCCTTCGCTGGGGCGCCCGGGGCCGGggtgcacccctgcctgcaccctgcccgccgcctgcccgccggGAGCCCGGAGCGATGGCGAGGGGGCAGCTGTCGGGGGGCGCCTGGggagccctggtgctgctggggctgatgCTGCCGGCGGCACCGGCGGGCGCTTGGTACAAGCACGTCGCCAGCCCGCGGTACCACACGGTGGGGCGCGCCTCGGGGCTACTCATGGGCGTCCGCCGCTCCCCCTACCTCTGGCGCCGGGAGCTGCCGGCcgagcccccccgccgccccgggggagccgcccccgccgccgccccgccgccccctgaCCGCCCCGACGGGGAgaccccgccgcccgccccgccgccgccggctggTCCCGGCCGCCTCCTGCAGCGCCTGCTCCGgcggggctggggatgggggggtccccgcccggcccccgcccggccgcctcCCGGCCCCCGCGGAGCTCAGGTAACCCCgacgggcgggcgggggggggcgcagTGGAGCCCGGGGGTgtcgccggggccggggggcatGGTCTGTCCGCAGCgcagcggggtgctgggggggtgacaCCCTGCCTGGGGTGCAGGAGGCTCGCTGCGGTCTCTCTgcggcaccctggggtgctggggggggtgtcttCCCCTGTTGATGGGGGATGCACGGAGCCGTGGAGGGGTTTCACCGGGTAAATGGTGGGGCATGGAGCCTTGGAGGGGTTTTGCCAGGTTAACAGGGGTGCATGGAGCCATTGGGGGGGGCTACCAGGTAAATGGGGGTGCATAGAGGGGTTTTATCAGTCAACAGGGGTGCTCAGAGCCATGGAGGGGTTTTCCCAGGTAAATTGGGTGCGTGGAGGGGTTTTACAAAGTAATTGGGGGTGCACAGAGCCTTGGAGGGGTTTCACCAGGTAACAGGGGTGCACGGAGCCTTGCTGCGTTCTCCCATCCCGCAGGAACCAGGATTTCAGGGTGCCCCAAGCAGAGAGCTGGGCTGCCCCGTGGCATCACCCAGATGTGGGGAGCTGCCCCCCGACACCCGCACCGCCTTCTGCACCCCAGCCCCGGCTGGTCCAGGAGGGTGTGGGGGAGCACGGGGAGCTGTGATCCCACGGGACAGCCCCagtcccggggcgggggcagtTTACAGCCCCGTCACCTCTCCTTGAGTGTGACCGCATGAGTTGAGTCTCTCTGGCATCTTTGAACTTGAACCACAAGGTCGGTTGCACCCAGCAAAGCGGGTCGGGGACGGTGGGGAGGGATGTTGTTCCTCCCCTCCATGGGCCATGTTTGGAGGAGCTGTGCTCTGGCTTTAGGGCAGAAAAAGGAGCCGGATGATTTCTGTGCCCCCTGTTTGGTGCATCTCAAACCTGCACCCAGGGGGGACTGAGTTCACGCCAGTGGTGTCCGTGGGGCTGGCAGGCTGGTGATGCCGAGGCTTTCCCGGCATGGCCCCTCGGCGggacccccctccctgcccgctcgGGGCTCAGCCAGGCTGCGTGGGACTGGCTCGGGGCTGGATCCAGACATTAAATCTCTTTCCTCTTATGTAAAGCTGGAGCCAACATCCAGCTGAAATCCATGGAGGCTTTTAGCTGTTGGATCAGCCCCTGAAACACGTAGCTGtattcctccccctccttcctttttttggaGGAAATCTGGGATTGGTATCTTTTTGGGAAAGCCCAGACAGGTCCCGTTACCACCCGCAGCCTGGCTGTGCGCAGGCAAAGCAGTCCTGGCACCGCGGTTGTGGCTCTGGACCCGCGTACGTGCGTGCATCCCTCTGATTTCACAGCAAAATTTCCATGAGAGCCTCTCAGGCAGGTCCAAGCCCAGCCTTTGGGTGCCTGCATGGGGTTTATCTGCGTGCAGAGGGGCAGAAAGGGAGGCTGCAGTCACCGCGGGTCAGATCTGAGCCCACGGAGGAGAATATTTCATAAATATATCATAAATGCAGCGGTGGTTTAAGTGCTGTACGGAGGGGAAATGCGGTCCCAggtgggagggaggtggtggcGGAGCTCAGGTGCACGGCCAGATGCTCAGGTGAGGCCCCGGAATAACCCATGCCCTCGTCTCCTTTCAGCTTCTCCCGCTTGAAGATGTGGCTCTGTTCCGCTGAAGGGGCCCCACAGAGATGCTTCAAGCGCCGGAGGAGCATTGACTGCCCGAGGTGGAAACCGTTCACCCTAGCTGGCGAGGAAGAGTCTCATCGGCGGATTTCCTGGTACTCTGACCTCTCTGAAACCATATAGACAATTGCATTccaaaaaatctgatttttcatgGCCGCTGTCCAGGCGCAGTGGTAAATTCATCTTGTTTTCAGGTCAACCTAGTGCTATGAACTTGGGGAGAAATAAACAgggaagatatttatttttgtttattttttttagatttctgtaCTAGCTTGTTTGCAATATGATACAAACATGTACTGTTTGCTTCCTAGGAACCTGCCCTCATTAAAATGAGAATTGATCAAAGGAAACTTTGGCTTCGttgtgctgtgcttttttttttttttaaaaaaaaaaagcaaaacctggtACGGCTCTGCATGGGGCAGGCACTTCATCCGCCGGGTCACTCCCAGATTTTTCTGACATGATTTAACTCCTTAACACAGTTTCTTCTGCAGCTTTACAGTAAATCTCTTTTACTGCCCGTCGGGGAGTTAATGCCAGGCTAAGTGTCAATTAAGATGACGAAGTTAGAAATCTTTGCTGGACTGGGCTGAGTCTGTGCGAGTCCTCACTGCTCTGGTTGTTTATTTGCCTGCTTGGAGCTAAATTTTAcatgtctctgctgatgaaaataaatgttgttcCCCATGAAAGCAGGGAGAAGCCTCGGGGCCGGGGAGGAGCAGGCGGTGAAGGTGTGCTGGAGCGGGTGGGATCTGGGCTTTAGAGAAAACTGAGATTTGGGGGCTGAGTCTGGCTCCCGTGAATTGCTGAGCTCGCACCCGCCAGCGCTAGAGGATTTTGCAGGAAATCTGGCAAAAAGAGCTGTTTCCACCCGCCTTGCATGAACCGCCTCCTCCTGCCAAGGCCCTGCGGCCGACCGTGGAGCGGGGACGGCAGGGTTTGCGCTGCCTTTGGTTGggatctgaaggaaaaaaaacaaagcatggTGCTTGTCGGGGGAGCCGAGCCCTGCCCACCGCGCTGCCCCTTGCACCCGGGGTCTCAGGGAGGATTTCAGGTGCTGTAACACCCAAAGGATTGTTCTCTCCCAGCTTATTCCCAACCGGTCTCTCCTCCGTGTCCCCTCTTCCATCCCCACTATGACTTTCCAATTTCCGCTCTTCGTTAGTGCAGCGCGGGGCTCAGATGGGCCAAATGAGACATGATTGCCAATAACCCATTAGGCAGCTGCACTCGAAAGGGCCGTGTCCTGTCAGGGTGCCAGTCAGCCAGTGGAGGGGCCGCCGAGGCCGACTGCCGTTCTTGATGGAGGTAAGTGATAAAATGAGGTAGAAAATGTAAAGGTCAGCTTTGCGCAGGGGGAAGCACAGAGAGGGGGATGAAGGGTGATGTGATGAGAGACGTGACTCGAGTGTACGCTTCTGCTGCCGTCTGTCGGAAAGAAACACTGATATGTGCCAATTACTGGGGCAAAACCAGCGAGACACTCAGTTAACCACAAGCCCTTCACTTTTCAcc is a genomic window of Rissa tridactyla isolate bRisTri1 chromosome 8, bRisTri1.patW.cur.20221130, whole genome shotgun sequence containing:
- the NPW gene encoding neuropeptide W; this translates as MARGQLSGGAWGALVLLGLMLPAAPAGAWYKHVASPRYHTVGRASGLLMGVRRSPYLWRRELPAEPPRRPGGAAPAAAPPPPDRPDGETPPPAPPPPAGPGRLLQRLLRRGWGWGGPRPAPARPPPGPRGAQLLPLEDVALFR